One Planctomycetota bacterium DNA window includes the following coding sequences:
- a CDS encoding redoxin family protein — MANRERLLKFIVLAAAAFSGVLPTMAAESATEAALPSLAGASVTDLTGRVHSLAGKGAPRLTVMVFLGVECPVSNGYCPALQRLADAYASQGVTFLGVHCDPDVSADRASRHANEFSLRFPLALDHQQQLAGACGARIMPTAVVVRQDGQVIYRGRVDNRYALTGARKPEATVFDLRSAIDAGLADRLPEVAVTKAFGCPLPIRRRAADSR; from the coding sequence ATGGCCAATCGCGAGCGACTGCTGAAGTTCATTGTTCTGGCCGCGGCTGCGTTCAGCGGGGTGTTGCCGACGATGGCCGCCGAGTCGGCGACCGAAGCCGCGCTTCCTAGTCTGGCCGGCGCGAGTGTGACCGATCTGACGGGTCGCGTGCATTCGCTGGCTGGCAAGGGCGCGCCGCGTTTGACGGTGATGGTATTCCTGGGCGTCGAATGCCCGGTCTCGAATGGCTATTGCCCCGCGCTGCAGCGCCTGGCCGATGCCTATGCCAGCCAAGGGGTGACCTTCCTGGGTGTGCATTGCGATCCTGATGTCTCGGCCGATCGCGCGTCGCGCCACGCCAACGAGTTCTCCCTCCGCTTTCCGTTGGCGCTCGATCACCAGCAACAACTGGCCGGCGCTTGCGGCGCGCGGATCATGCCGACCGCCGTGGTGGTTCGCCAAGACGGACAGGTGATCTACCGCGGACGCGTCGACAACCGCTACGCGTTGACCGGCGCGCGCAAGCCCGAGGCGACCGTCTTTGACCTGCGCAGCGCCATCGACGCCGGCCTGGCCGATCGGCTGCCGGAGGTCGCGGTGACCAAAGCGTTCGGCTGCCCGTTGCCGATCAGGCGCCGCGCCGCCGACTCGCGATGA